CGGATAATACCATAGCTATCAAAGTATCTGCATAATTCAACAACAAGGTAAGAGAAAACCCAAGGTAGTAACATGGCACCATAAATGATGTAAAATATAATTACCCTCCTCGCCCTTCAGTGCCAAAGTCTTCTGAGAATATCAGTTGCACATTTCTTATATATTGCCTTGACCACAGAGGCTCAAAAACAAGATTCGAGAAGCGGAGAACAGATAAATTCTCCACGAGTTCCTTTCCCAAGTAATGGTCAATCCTGCATAACAAATATAAGTGAGCACAACATTCTAGATATCCCAGCCTATGAAAACAGCTATCATGCATCTCATGCTCTCGAATTTCGAAGGGATCGTGTCACCTTCAAATTGGCAGACTATTTGATGTTTACTGGGTAAGGGCCATGAGGATTATATTTATATTAGCCATACAAGAAAACATGGCCAATTCTTGTAATTTAAGCTAGATGCTTGAATCACCTGAAGATTTGGTCCTCTACCAGATACTGCTTCAGACCTCTTGTTAGTGCAGCAGAAGACTCTGAGTCCCGGCCAAAGGGTTTTTCAACAATTACCCTTGTCCAGCCATTCTCAGACGATGCTGATCTGCTTGCACATTTTACAACATCCAGGAATATATTTGGCGGTATTGACAAGTAGAAAAGACGGTTAGAAACTCTGGGACCCTGAATATAAAGAGCAAgaatttatcagattataagtacATTCGTTTTCTAAATGGAAATGGATTAATTAAGTTGTACAAAAGAGTTGCATATTATTTCAGTTcttcagaaaaaaaaaaaacGAGAAAGGAACAATATCTTAAGCACCGAAGTTTTAGAATGAAATAATGATTATCAAGAAGAGTAGCAAGCTTAAGGCACTGGCAAAAGGTCATGCGGAGAATTTATCTAGGCAAGCATAAGCAGTGTAACCTCAAACCTAGAAATACAATAGCTGACACATCCTCGGTTAGACTTGAAGTGGCATATACAAACCTCATGTTCTTTAATCTTCTTGCCAAGCTCCATGAAATCTGTCTCTGAATCATACTGGCCTGAATGGTAGAAGCATCGCTTCAGAAACTCTTCCATTTTCTCACTACAGTTCTCCCTGGTGAACAAGAGCAGTTTAGCGAATATGCATGTCTCTACATGGGGTTTATTTACTTAAAAAATGGTCATAAACTAAGATCACAAGTTCTCCCTTGATAATCACCTTTTATCTATCCTGCAAGTCAGTGTTTTGCTGACCATGTCCCTCAGTTCAGCATCTGTCATTTTGCTTCGTGCATAGCCAAAGATGGAGAAATGCTACACAAGAAAACACTGTAGATTAGATTATTTGAAAAAAAGGGGACCAAAATTCAGGCCTACGTTGGAGAGAGAAAGATAGACGAACCTTTGGAAGACAATCTTCATAGTAGAGAGCAAAAAGGGCAGGGAATATCTTCTTCTTCGCAAGGTCACCAGATGCTCCAACTACAGTGATGCTAACAGAAGCCTCGTCGTCTTTCGATAGGGCGGCCAAATCTTCGAATTCCTCCACGGTGATTGCTGAAGGAGTGCCGTTTTCCACCTTCGGTGGGGCGGAAGTTGTGGCTGTGTTCTCCACGCCAGTGTCCATTGGACTTTTCACTGATAATGACGTGAAAATTTAGTAAGAGAAGAGCAATTGTGTGTCGATTGATAGCTAACAAACAAGAttctaaaataaaaaaaattagtaaAAAAAACAGCAATTGTTTGTCGATTGAAAGACCCGCTATACACGGGGAGTAAATAAAAAATGAGGCAGCTATAAGATTTCTTCATGAGAAGTGATTCTGGTTTTACTTTGACAATAAGTAGATGGAAGGAACATAGTGAATAAAAAGATGATGCTAGGGGTCAGTAAGAATGGTAGATGCTGAGCTTAACAACTCCCTAAGTTGCCAGAGCTAATGAATCATCCGAGGTTTGCAGACTCGCTTCATGTTTCTTTCCCAACACTTCAGTTTAAGATTCAGAATGCTCACTACTGCGTCGTAGCACAGATTGCACAGCACAACGAGGGTGCACTATGCGCAAAAGTCAAACCACATGGTTGGATAATCTAGGTTCTAGGATGGATGACTAAGTTCAGCCGTGCGTGCACGCCGCACGCGCGCGATTCCCTTCCCAATCTAGCGAGCAAACCCGTCGCCTCCCCTACCTACGGCACCCCCGAATTTCCGATGGAGCGAGGAGAAGTGAAAAGCGCGGAGAGCACTGAATCCCAGAGCGCGGCGAGTCGAGAAAAGAGTGATGAGCGCCCACCTCCCTTCCCGGCGACGGCGTCGATGCGCCacccagcggcggcggcggccgatcTCCCGCCGCATCTGGCGAAGGAGAACGCgacggacggcggcggcggcgggtgcggacCCGCCGCGCGGCGCACGACGGCTCCTCCGCCGGCGCCGGCCGCGGGGCACCTCATGCAGGAGAGCGCCATGTGCCCTCCTCGTTCGGCCGGTGCTGCTGTCGCTGTGGCTGCTTTCGTTCGGAGATGACGAGGCGGCTAGCTGAAGTGGCGATAGGACGGACGGTGGACGGAGATGGGGCGGGGGAGAGGGAGGTTTTATCGGGGATATCGAAGGGAGACGGAGACAAAGCCAAAgtttggtggaggtggaggtggagcggGGGGGCTCTTGAGATCGCCGAGGGccggggtgggggtgggggaaTAAAATAGTCGGAGGCGGAAACGCAAAGAGAGAGTTGTGGCCCCTTGGCTGCGGCTGCGGGCGGCGGCCGGTCTGGTCGGGCAATGgctgccgcggcggcggcgcaggtggCCGGTGGGGGTGGCGGCACGTACAGGTACAGTGCGGTGGTGTTGGGGGTTTGAGTTGACCGGCCGGAAAAGGGGTGCCAAAACCCACTTCCTCACCTCACGTTTTTCCCCTCTCACAAAAAAGTCAAGAGCTTCTCTACTCCGTATTTTATTTTGAAGAAAACGTTTTTTGCGCCATGTTTTGAATAAAGAGTTGCAGGGCTGCACAAACCCAATGAATTCATGAAATACCACGCCCCGGCAAACTTTGATCGATAACAAAAACATATTAATATATACAATACAAACTACCTCCATTTCAAAATATATATACTATTACCACCGACCGAGTTGACCAAATGCCAACAGCCAGCCACACGCGCCAACCAGAAACGCCTCTAATTTTAACTGCGACCTTTGTACGGAAAAAATATGTTAGGCTTACATCGAACAAGTCCTCCACAAAGACCACCGCGCGCTTACCGACCATCGTTGCCACACGGACACAATCCACCGCATCTCCAACTCCACGAAGAGACACAGCGAAGCACGAGAGAACCCATCGGGCGCGGCAGCAACCGACTAACAAAGCACGAGCCGCGACCCAAACTCTCCTCAACGCATCGTCGGCTCGCAACGCCCACCAAGCAAGCCGTCTCAGCAGCCTGCCATCCACTAGTCCCCAAACCGAAACCTACTCCGAAACTATGCAGCAAAGGAGGAGAAAGACGCAACATCGAGCCGTGCCGAGGATCAGAGGTTTCCCTCTAGAGCCAAGACCACTGGGGCGAGGAGAGGAGCCCTCAACGACGACGCTTCCAAGAAAGTCAACTTGCGTCTGCAAGCGTCGTCGTTGGTTCTTACCAAAGCTAGGTCAAGGGTTTCCGGTGGGAAactcactttggctcataggagcacatTAATTCGTTGTGTGAAAATACATTTTGAAGTGTCAAAAATTCTGAAATGAGATTTTGCATGTACATGtagacattttatgttcgtacacaagtttcCAATTTTTTTTCTTCTGTGTCTCTttaaaaaaagataaattttcatgttacaacacgactacgtacatgatttttttgttttttttttgtacatgccataaaatataTTGTTTTTTTCACGAAAACTTGTGTATGAACATAAAATGTCGCAATGTACACTATgaattttatttcagaatttttcaatatttttaaaattgtttttaaATTATTTTGTGAAATGCTACTATGAACCAAAACACCTCCTCCTTCCCAGTGCGGTATTTAATTTCAGAATCTACAGTTTATTGTCATTGAGGAGTTTCAACatcgttttttttttcttcttctgaaTACGGACTTTCTTTTAATGGATGAAAAAAAATTCCTTCTAATTTCTGTCACCTATGTTTTTTACCTTTGcttctcctcgaaataggctttcgccccgctatattaatatagcaaccaaccGATACAACAGGCACGCTGGGACTGCAGCACAACCAAGTCCAAAGgaacagaaaagaaagaaaagagaaaacaatGCCGACGTTGGCAGCTCGACAAAAACGAAGATGactcgcaaccgctgcgccctcccAGTAGTTCCACCACACACCTAGCCTACCGAAGCCCCGCCTATCAAAcaacaccttcaacaaggaaagcgacgacgacgccgctgctgcccggactAGTCCTAGGGTTCCCCCGATACGCGGAAGGGATTGGAGAGGAGGTACACCCGACGCCCTTCAAGAAGGCAGGGCGACACCCGCAGGCGTCTCCACGTCGGTGTCGGGCATGCCGACAAGGATTTCTCCCGCCCACCAAACCCACAACCCCGAAAGTTTCGATGTGCTCCACCTAACTTCCGCCCACCAGCACACGCCACCGCGGTCTTGAAGCCATCATCGCCATCTCGCTGTGGTCACCGGAGCAGGGCCTGGACGTAGAGAAAAGCAGTAGCCGGGCCGGGGGTCGCAGCAACTCAGCCGTGCGGGAGGGAACTACCTCCACCGCCTTCGCGGTAGCCGACCGGACATGGCAGCGAGGTCAAACCAGGCCCAGCTGGCCCGGCCGGGCCCAAATAGGCCCGTAAAGTCCCCACTGCCGAGCTGCAGCAGGCCGGCCGGAGCACCGCCAACACCCAGCCACCACCACCGCGACTTCTCCGCCTCCAGGGAGTTCCACCGGCGAGCCAGACGCGGCAGCCCGCCCAGCCCCTTCGGGCCCCGcctgggcccagatctgggcctagCAGGCCCTGCATCCCGGCCGCCGGCCTCGCTCCGCCACCAAGGACCgcgccgccgctcctcctccCACCCGATGAACGGAAATCACGCCGCCGCGCCGGACCATCGCCCGCCGAAGAACACCGCCGCTCGAGATCCCCGCACCCCTGCTGCGTCGCGGGTAGAGACACCCCCGCCACCGCCGGCACCGCACAGGCAAggcccggcggcggcggcaggggagAACGCGAGAGAGAGCTAGAGGAGGCCGGAGGGAGGGCGCGGCCCGGCCGCCGCGGGGGGCGACGCGGGTCGCGAGTCGCGAGAGCGTTTGGGACTATCCACTACCTATCCTGACTTTCCCGTTCTAGCAACCTTTACCTTTGCTTCTGCAGAATCTCAGTAGCTTCTGTAGGACACTCGAGGGGAAGTTGTTTCCCCCGTGCTCCCTGGTCCTGGGTGCGCTAGGTGATAGCCGACGGAAGGCGGCGGCGGAGTAGGCAGGCCGCATACGTGGATGCGCTGTGCTAGACAACCACCGCACGATCGAGCGGGCCGTCGGCGACAGGTAGCAGCGGCCGGCGATAACACACTCGCTCAGAAGATGGGGGTGGTGGACGAGGCAAGAGCCGCTGGAAAATGGGGAGGACGACGgtaatggcggtggagacggtagTAGCTTGGGATGACAATGGTGGCCAGCCAGCTAAATATAACCCGTTGCTGCTCTGCGGCAAGGCTCACATTCTCCGTGTCAGTCATGGGCTTCTTCTCTTCGCCGCCACTCCATGCCACAAAATGGCCCTTTCTCTCCTCTGCCTTGTCCTACTTCGAAATTCCTAACTTGCCGACTTGAGCAAACAACCTGAATCTCAAGGAAAGCCAAAAGTCGCAGTCGTCCAGTTCCTGGCTCCCCCCTTTGTTATGCTTAAACTCCAAAATGTGCATACCTGCAATATTTGACACTCGGGGCTCAAGGAAAGAATTTCGGGTAAAGAACCAAAATCCACAGCAACCTATTCTGGAACATGTCTAACTAATGGCATTTCAGAAAACCACACCTCTAGTGTTTAGTAGCTAGGGCACAAGTTTTACAGAGCTTCCACATTCGCTCTCAGATGCTAAAAGACTTTGCCTCAATTTGAGACATTAAAAAAAAATACCACCGgtaatttcttttttttttagggGGAAAGCTCATACATTACACATAAACAATGTTTACAAGATCCCGTTTAGCCAAGCTAGCTATATCCTCCGGCACCGGGTCGAACCATCGACTACAGACACCTGAAACACTAGCTCGTTTGGCTAGCTCATGAGCCAATGAATTGAGCTTTCTCCTAGTATACGAAATAGAACAACTAGAAAAAACTGACTTTGCCAAACCAATTTCCTTATAGACGCTCCAGAACTGGCAGTGGTTTCTAGTCGTGGCGTTCGAAGCATCTACAGCAAGTGCACTGTCCGACTCCAGCGCCACACACTTGATCTTCAGCTCTGAGGCCATTTGGAGTCCTTCCAAAAATAGCTCTAGCTTCAGCTTCCTCAACATCGTAACAAGCGCTGATAGGAGCACTGAGAGCTGCAACCACCACCCCTTGGTCATTTCTTGCCACAACACCAATAGCAGCAGTCCCGGACATCGGAGAAAAAGCTGTACCACCGGTAATCAGCATATATAAACAGTTCTTGCGATTGTATAAGAGATACAACTATAATTTTGTATATAAGTATCAGCGAAGTGTTCAGTGTATGTGCTTTCGTATACACACATGGCCTTCAGTATCTAGCTGCTCATCCGACTAGGTTGCTGCAATCACAAGGTTTCGACAAATGCCTCCTTGATGGCAACAATTTTGGCAAAGACATCATGCATTCCTGGTCTATCTTTGGGTGATTCCATGGAACACATCAGCCCAATGCTGACCAAAGGCATGATGTAGTTCTGCATACATAGAGAAGCTGCCACCTCATCCTCCTCCAATGGCATATTGGGATCTAAAACCTCAGCGATTCTCTCGGGGAAAGCGAGGCCAACGTACTTGTGAAGGCTGAAGGCGTTGCCACATTGTGCGTCTGTTGGTCGCACTGCAGTGAGCATTTCCAGTAGCAGTACCCCGAAACTATACACGTCGCCGCCTGTTGAGATTTTGCATCCCATTCCATATTCTGTAAAACAAGAGCAGTGCACATAAATAATGGTGAAACTAACAAAACAAGGAGATCGGAGTTAAATTCGACACGACCATTTCAAAGATAAGTAagttaaagtttcaaaaaaaaaagataagtAAGTTTAACTTACCAGGTGCAATGTATCCAATTGTTCCTCCAAAGCCAGCCAACCCCTCAGGTGTACCACGACATGAAGAGAGAAACTTGGCAGATCCGAAGTCACCAACACGCGAGGTCATGTCGTAGTCCAGAAGAACATTGCTTGGTTTCAAATCGCAGTGAATCATAGGAGGTGTCAACTGGTTGTGCAGATAGTCCAGAGCAGAAGCCACGTCAGCTGCTATACTTATCCGCTGACCTAAGCTTAGCAACCTCCTTGGGGTGCCTTTGTGAATCCTTGGGTGTATCCACATGTCTAGGCTACCATTTGCCATGAACTCGTATACTATAGCCTTGAACTCATTGTTATCAAAATCCACTGTTGAGCACAAGGTGATAGCTTGAACCAGATTACGATGGCGGGTGTGTTTTAGCACTTCGCACTCGGTGAAAAAACTATTTCTGGATCCTTGCTCACTAAGATGGAACGCCTTGATGGCCACTAGATCTGTTTCGAATTCAAAGCGACCAATGTAGACTGATGCTGTATGAGTTGAGCTGATTCGGTTGACCAGAGAGAACCAGTTGGTGGCTTTAAGAATGTCACTGTACGACACCCTCTTAAGTGTCTCCTTGAAGCTTTCAGATGGTTGAGTTTTGTTTCCCTTCAtgatagtggcaacaacacagagAAATGAGAGGAAAGCAATAGTAACAGGAGGAGCTATTATGAGCAGCAGTCGtgtattcatcttcatcttcctttTCCTTATTGATTTGGTGGGGCAAATGGGAAGTCCAAATATGACAGCAGCTGTTTCACACAACCCTGTGTTGCCTTGCAAGGATACTCCATTTGAATTTGCAAATATACCACCAATCGGAATTGGTCCTTCAAATTTGTTGTACGATATATTAATATAATTTAAGCTGCTGAAGTTCCCGAAAAACTGTGGAACTTGCCCTGTTAAACTGTTCTCAGACAAATCTATCAGCTGTATGACCTTCAGTGAACTGAAAGACTGAGGAATAATCCCACTAAGCATGTTCCCATCCATGTGAAGGGATACCATTGCAACACACTGGCCAAGTGCAGAAGGAAGTTCACCAGATAATTTGTTGTTGGAAACACTTAATAACCCAAGATTGATCAAGTTACCAATTTCTTGTGGTATCAATCCTGCCAGTTTATTGTTTGACAAGTCCAAACCAAGGGAAAGTGAAGAAATACTGAGGAGCTCACTCGGTATGGATCCATCAAGGTTGTTGACTGATAAGTTTAGCATAGCTAGCCTTTTACATTGTCCTATAGCTGCCGGTATGTTTCCAGACAAACTGTTGGCATTAAGATAAAGCTGGCCAAGTTGAGGAAGATTACCAACTGCTGATGGAATCTGACCTGATAATCTATTATTGGATAGTTTCAGGACAAACAAGTTTCTCAAGTTCCAAACTGTCAGGGGAATTTGTCCCGAGAGCATGTTCTGGCCCATGTCAAGCAGAGTGAGCTTTACGAGGTTGCCTATCTCAGCTGGTATGCTTCCTGAAATTTGGTTTCTTCCAAAGTTTAATCGCTCCAGCTTTGTTGAAAGGTTGCCTATTGTTTTTGGCAAACTTCCATTCAGGATATTCCCATCCACTGATAATCTTAACAATTCAGTGCAATTGGTCAGCGAGGTAAGAAACGCCCAGTCATCAGCTTCAAGTGTGTTATTCTCTAGAAGCAATTGACTCAAGTTTGCCAAGGATCCTAGAGATGGCACCGCACCAGTCAGCAAGTTGCTTGAAAGATCAAGTACTTGGAGGTTTGACATATTGGTCAGAGAACCTGGGACTAATCCATGAAATTTGTTGCCACCCATTACCAATGTTTGGAGATTCGGAAGCGAGTGGCCAATTTCAGAAGGTATCTGTCCAATAAAATTGTTGAATCCTAAGCTAAAGAGTGTGAGTGCCGAGACATTATACAGTGTGGTTGGGACATACCCTGAGAATCCGTTGTAACTTAGATCTAGAATTGTTAGGCTTGGAATTTGACCTAAAGTTTCTGGGATTGATCCTGTCAAGTTGTTTTGTGCTAGCAGGAGGCAACGCAAGGATGAAACATTTCCCAAAGATGCTGGTATAGTACCAGAAAGTAAATTCCCTGTAAGGTTAAGAAATTGCAGAGCATCCATCTCCTGGAAATGTGGGATTTCTCCTGAGAGAAAATTCCACCGGAGATCAACAGCGACTAGTTTCGATGAGTTGAACAGATTAGCCGGGATCTCCCCAGATAAGTTGTTGCGTGAGAGGATTAGCTCACTAAGTAACGAACTGTTTGATAAGGAATCAGGGATAACTCCGCTAAGAGAATTGTTTGCAAGGTTGACATATCTAAGAGATGCAGCTGTACCTAATGACAGAGGGATGTTACCTGCAAGCCTGTTGCCGGCAAGCATCAGAGTTTGTAGGCCAGGAAGCTCACCTATCTCATCAGGTATGCTTCCAGACAATGTATTGTTTCGAAGGTCCATCTGAACTAGAGAAGTAAGGCCTGACATGCAACTGGATAGTGTTCCTCTGAGCAGCGCAGACCTGAATTGGATGGACACGACACGGATTGCAGGGGTCATGCTGCAGGTGACCCCCTGCCAGTTGCAGAAGTTGAGGGAATCATTGCGCCATGATCTGAGAACACCGGCAGGGTCCCTGGAGATGCCAGATTTGAAGCAGAGAAGGGCTTGCCGATCATCCTCGGTTCTGTTGGTAGCTTGTGCTGATGAGAATACTATGCTGTTGGAGTACAAAAATACGAG
This region of Lolium perenne isolate Kyuss_39 chromosome 2, Kyuss_2.0, whole genome shotgun sequence genomic DNA includes:
- the LOC127331186 gene encoding glucose-6-phosphate 1-dehydrogenase 2, chloroplastic isoform X1, whose protein sequence is MALSCMRCPAAGAGGGAVVRRAAGPHPPPPPSVAFSFARCGGRSAAAAAGWRIDAVAGKGVKSPMDTGVENTATTSAPPKVENGTPSAITVEEFEDLAALSKDDEASVSITVVGASGDLAKKKIFPALFALYYEDCLPKHFSIFGYARSKMTDAELRDMVSKTLTCRIDKRENCSEKMEEFLKRCFYHSGQYDSETDFMELGKKIKEHEGPRVSNRLFYLSIPPNIFLDVVKCASRSASSENGWTRVIVEKPFGRDSESSAALTRGLKQYLVEDQIFRIDHYLGKELVENLSVLRFSNLVFEPLWSRQYIRNVQLIFSEDFGTEGRGGYFDSYGIIRDIMQNHLLQILALFAMETPISLEAEDIRNEKVKVLRSMKPLQLEDVVVGQYKSHTKGGITYPGYTDDKTVPKGSLAPTFAAAALFINNARWDGVPFLMKAGKALHTKQAEIRVQFRHVPGNLYKGAFGTDLDRATNELVIRVQPDEAIYLKINNKIPGLGMRLDRSNLNLHYAARYSKEIPDAYERLLLDAIEGERRLFIRSDELDAAWELFTPLLKELEQKRTAPELYPYGSRGPVGAHYLAAKYNVRWGDLSSED
- the LOC127331188 gene encoding uncharacterized protein — its product is MAQVLGAKSLIAPSHHALFLLCTLVFLYSNSIVFSSAQATNRTEDDRQALLCFKSGISRDPAGVLRSWRNDSLNFCNWQGVTCSMTPAIRVVSIQFRSALLRGTLSSCMSGLTSLVQMDLRNNTLSGSIPDEIGELPGLQTLMLAGNRLAGNIPLSLGTAASLRYVNLANNSLSGVIPDSLSNSSLLSELILSRNNLSGEIPANLFNSSKLVAVDLRWNFLSGEIPHFQEMDALQFLNLTGNLLSGTIPASLGNVSSLRCLLLAQNNLTGSIPETLGQIPSLTILDLSYNGFSGYVPTTLYNVSALTLFSLGFNNFIGQIPSEIGHSLPNLQTLVMGGNKFHGLVPGSLTNMSNLQVLDLSSNLLTGAVPSLGSLANLSQLLLENNTLEADDWAFLTSLTNCTELLRLSVDGNILNGSLPKTIGNLSTKLERLNFGRNQISGSIPAEIGNLVKLTLLDMGQNMLSGQIPLTVWNLRNLFVLKLSNNRLSGQIPSAVGNLPQLGQLYLNANSLSGNIPAAIGQCKRLAMLNLSVNNLDGSIPSELLSISSLSLGLDLSNNKLAGLIPQEIGNLINLGLLSVSNNKLSGELPSALGQCVAMVSLHMDGNMLSGIIPQSFSSLKVIQLIDLSENSLTGQVPQFFGNFSSLNYINISYNKFEGPIPIGGIFANSNGVSLQGNTGLCETAAVIFGLPICPTKSIRKRKMKMNTRLLLIIAPPVTIAFLSFLCVVATIMKGNKTQPSESFKETLKRVSYSDILKATNWFSLVNRISSTHTASVYIGRFEFETDLVAIKAFHLSEQGSRNSFFTECEVLKHTRHRNLVQAITLCSTVDFDNNEFKAIVYEFMANGSLDMWIHPRIHKGTPRRLLSLGQRISIAADVASALDYLHNQLTPPMIHCDLKPSNVLLDYDMTSRVGDFGSAKFLSSCRGTPEGLAGFGGTIGYIAPEYGMGCKISTGGDVYSFGVLLLEMLTAVRPTDAQCGNAFSLHKYVGLAFPERIAEVLDPNMPLEEDEVAASLCMQNYIMPLVSIGLMCSMESPKDRPGMHDVFAKIVAIKEAFVETL
- the LOC127331186 gene encoding glucose-6-phosphate 1-dehydrogenase 2, chloroplastic isoform X2, which gives rise to MRPAYSAAAFRRLSPSAPRTREHGGNNFPSSVLQKLLRFCRSKVKSPMDTGVENTATTSAPPKVENGTPSAITVEEFEDLAALSKDDEASVSITVVGASGDLAKKKIFPALFALYYEDCLPKHFSIFGYARSKMTDAELRDMVSKTLTCRIDKRENCSEKMEEFLKRCFYHSGQYDSETDFMELGKKIKEHEGPRVSNRLFYLSIPPNIFLDVVKCASRSASSENGWTRVIVEKPFGRDSESSAALTRGLKQYLVEDQIFRIDHYLGKELVENLSVLRFSNLVFEPLWSRQYIRNVQLIFSEDFGTEGRGGYFDSYGIIRDIMQNHLLQILALFAMETPISLEAEDIRNEKVKVLRSMKPLQLEDVVVGQYKSHTKGGITYPGYTDDKTVPKGSLAPTFAAAALFINNARWDGVPFLMKAGKALHTKQAEIRVQFRHVPGNLYKGAFGTDLDRATNELVIRVQPDEAIYLKINNKIPGLGMRLDRSNLNLHYAARYSKEIPDAYERLLLDAIEGERRLFIRSDELDAAWELFTPLLKELEQKRTAPELYPYGSRGPVGAHYLAAKYNVRWGDLSSED